The Sulfitobacter alexandrii genomic interval GGTCGAAATCGGCGCCCGCGTCGGCCATCACTTCATAGACCGGCTTGATCGCACCCTCGGCGGCCATCATCGTGGCGGTGCCGACCTCGAACACCATCAGGATGTCCGGCTGTTCCCCCGCGCGGAAGGCGGCGATGCCCGCGTTCAGCGTCTCGGAGTAGTTTCCCTTGTGGGTGGCGTTCACAACGTAATCGGACTGCGATCCGTTGAAGGTCTCGACCTGCTCGGCCACCAGTTCGCCCAGGCGTCCGGTGAAGGCGTGCCAGAACTCGATCTCGGTCTGGGCCATCGCGGGCGCCGCCGCCATCACGGCCGCAACGCTGGCCATCATCGTGTTTCGCATCTTCATTTGGCTTCTCCCCCTCTGGATTGTCGCCGCCAGCGTAGTAGGTCACAACCTTCGCTGGCAATACATCATTCAAGTTTCAGACTGGGCGCGGTATCTACCCGTTCTGTAACGGGCGTATGACGCCCCGAAGAACAGCCGAGTTTTTTCCGGCACGCGCCCCCGCGACCTGCCAAAGAGCGCATCTGGTCTATCGTTACGAAACTGTTACATACCAAGTCCGGGCGCCCGCCGCCCGCCGAGCCACGAAAGACCCGCCTTGCAAGAACCCGCTCTCCTGTCCTTCCTCCTGCACATCGCAGGTGCCGCCGCGCTGCTGATCTGGTCCGTGCGGCTGGTGCGCACCGGGGTCGAACGCGCCTTCGCTCCGCAGCTGCGTCAGGCCTTGCGGCGCGCCTCGGGCAACCGGGCGCTGGCCGCGGGCACCGGGACACTGGCCGCCGTCTTCCTGCAAAGCTCGACCGCCGTGGCGGTGCTGGTGGCGAACTTCGTGGCCAAGGGAAGCCTTGTGCCGGCCATCGGGCTGGCGATCCTGCTGGGCGCGGATGTCGGATCGGCCGTCGTGTCGCAGATCCTGCTGATCCGGCAGGACTTCCTCGTGCCGCTCCTGCTTCTGGCAGGCGTGGTGCTGTTCCTGCGCGGCCGGTCGGGGACGGTGCGCCAGACGGGGCGGATCCTCATCGGTCTCGCGCTGATCTTCCTGTCGCTCGACATGATCCGCGACGCGACCGCGCCGATGGTGGACAGCACCGGCACGCAGGCGGTCATGGCCTACCTCGGGCGCGACATCTTCTCCGCCTTCGCGGTCGGGGCGCTTTTTGCATGGGCCGTCCATTCCAGCGTCGCGGCGGTGCTGCTATTCGTCACGCTGGCGTCGCAGTCCCTGCTGCCCGTGGAAGGGGCGGCGGCGATGGTGCTGGGGGCGAACCTCGGCGGCGCCTTCATCGCTTACGTGCTCACGCTCGCCTCGCCCGCCCCGGCACGCCAGATGATCTGCGCCAACTTGCTGCTGCGCGGCGGCGGGGCCGCCCTGCTGCTTCTCGTCCTGTCCCAGCGGCCCGACCTTTTGGGCTATCTGGGTGCCGAGGCAAGCCGCCAGGCGATCAACCTCCACCTCGCGTTCAACGCGGCGCTGGCGCTGGTGGCGCTGGGGCTCATCCATCCGCTCTGCGCGCTGTGCGCGAAACTGATCACCGGCAAGGCGGACCGCGAGGCCGCAACCCTGGCCGAGATCAGCGCGCTCGACCCCGCCGCGATGGACAGGCCGGGACGCGGGCTCGATTCCACCGCGCGCGAACTGCTGCGCATGGGCCAGAAGATCGAGGGGATGCTGAATGCCATCGACCCGCTCTACGACCAATGGGACGCCGCCGCGGCCACCGCCATCCGCGAACAGGACAAGACGGTCAAGAAGATCCACTTCGAGATCAAGCTGTACCTCGCCCAGCTTGGCCGGGGCGGGCTGGACGAGGAACTGGGCAAGCGGTCGATGGAACTGGCCGGGATCTCCACCGCGCTGGAGGCGGCGTCGGACACGATCGTGCGCAGCCTGCTGACGCTGGCCCGACGCCGCGACAACGAAGGCGTCGCCTTCTCCGAGGTGGGCCGGCGCGAGATCAGCGATTTCCTCGATCGCGTGCAGGGCAACGTCCACCTCGCGCTGAACGTCATGATGAACCAGAACCCGGCAGAAGCGCGCGACCTCGTCGAGGCCAAGGAAAAGGTCCGTACCGTGGAACAGAAGCTGCAGCGCAACCACCTGGGTCGCCTGCGCGAGGGGCTGACCGAAAGCATCGAGACCAGCAGCATCCACCAGGAAACCCTGCGCTCGCTCAAGCAGATCAACACCTCGTTCAGCATGGTCGGCTACCCGATCCTCGCGCGGACGGGTGATCTGCTGAAAAGCCGGCTCAGCTGATCGCGACAGTCCGATTGCAGCTTTGCGATGTTTTGGTGACTTCCCATGCATATGCATTGACCCTGAACGCCCGACTGCGCAGACTGGACCCAAGCACCCCGGCCCCCCGGCCCGCTTCCCACGTCCAGCAAGGAGTTCCGCACATGCCTGGCCTACCGAAACTGACCGCACTTTCCCTTATCGCCCTCACGGCCGGACTGGCGACCGCGCCCCTGTCCGCCTTGGCGGATACCCTGCGCGTCGGCCTGCAACAGGAACCGACATCGCTGGACCCGACGGCGGACGCCACGGCGTCGATCGACGGCATGCTGACGATGAACGTCTACGAATCGCTGACCATCGTGGCCGAGAACGGCGAAGTTGGCCCGAACCTCGCGACCGACTGGACCGTGTCGGACGACGGGCTGACCTACACGTTCACCCTCGCCTCGGGCGTGAAGTTCCATGACGGCACGGTTTTCGATGCCGAAGACGTGGTGTTTTCCTTCGACCGCGCCATGGCCGAGGACAGCACGAACCCGTCCAAGGACATCTTCAAGCCGATCGAGTCCGTCACCGCGGTTGACCCGCAGACCGTCGAGATCAAGCTGAAGAACAAGGACGCCTTCTTCCTGTTCAACATGGGACAGGGCGACAGTTCCATCGTCGCGCCTGAATCGGCAGACACCAACAACACCGATCCCGTCGGCACCGGCCCCTTCAGGATGGAAAGCTGGACACGCGGCGACCGTCTGACGCTGGTCAAGAACGAGGACTACCGCGATGCGGAGAACGTGGCGCTCGACAAGGTCGAGTTCCGTTTCATCTCCGATCCCGCTGCCGCGACCGCCGCGATGATGGCCGAAGAGCTGGACGCCTTCCCCGGATTCCCCGCGCCAGAGTTGTTGCCGCAGTTCGAAGCCGACCCGCGGTTCCGCGTCAACATCGGCTCGACCGAGGGCGAGGTAATTCTCGCCATGAACAACGCCAAGGCGCCTTTCGACAACATCGAGGTGCGCCGCGCCGTGGCCACCGCCATCGACCGCGAGGAAATAATCGAAGGCGCGATGTACGGACAGGCCGTGCCCATCGGCAGCTTCTATCCGCCCCACGGCGCTGCTTACGTGGACCTGACCGGCAAGTACCCGCATGACACCGAAAAGGCGAAACAGATGTTCGCCGATGCGGGTGTCGAGGGCACCACCATGACCCTGCGGGTGCCGCCGTTCCCCTATGCCACCCGCTCGGCCGAGATCATCCAGCAGGAGCTTTCCAACGCCGGCATCGACGCCAAGGTCGAGAACGTGGAATGGGGCTTCTGGATCGACGAGGTCTACAAGAAGAAGAACTACGACATGACGATCATCGCGCATACCTCGCCCAACGACATGGGCAACTTCGCGCGCGGGCCCGACTATTTCTACGGCTACGACGATGCCGAATTCACGGCCCTGTGGAACCAGATCGAAACCGAGGCCGACGCCGACAAGCGCAACGAATTGCTGAAGCAGGGGCAGGAATATCTGGCCGACCAGTCCGTGCACGCCTTCCTGTTCCAGCTTCCCCTGCTGGGCGTCTTCCGCACCGGTGTCGAAGGCTACTGGTCCTCTTCGCCGGTTCTCTACATGCCGCTCAAGGGCGTGAGCAACGCGGGCTGAAGACAGGGGCCCGCGCGGGTCTGACCCGCCGCGGGCCCCGTCCCCCCCTATCCTGCCGACCGCATGACGTATTTCCTGCTCCGCCGGACCGCCGGTTTCATCCTGACGCTGCTGGCAGTCTCGATCGTCGTATTCGCGGTCATGAACGTGCTGCCGGGCGACCCGGCGCTCACCATTCTTGGCCTCGACGCGACGGATGACGCGCTGGCCGCCCTGCGCGACCAGCTTGGCCTGAACGAACCCGTGGTCTCGCGGTATTTCTCGTGGGTCTGGCACGCGGTGCAGGGTGACTTCGGCATCAGCCATTCGTTCGGCGTGCCCGTGTCCACCCTGATCGGGGAAAGGCTGGGCATGACCGTGGCGCTGGCCGTCGCCGGGATGATCGCCACGCTGGTGCTGGCCCTGACGATGGGTATCGGCGCCGCCGCGCGGCACCGCCGTGTCGGAGACTGGGGCGTGATGTTCCTCAGCCAGCTCGGGATCGCGGTGCCCGCCTTCTGGCTGTCGATGCTGCTGGTGCTGCTTTTCGCGGTCAAGCTGCGCTGGCTGCCGCCGGGCGGCTTTGCCGGCTGGTCCGATCCCGTCGCCGCCGCGCGGTCGCTGATCCTGCCCACCATCGCGCTGGCTCTGGTGCAATCGGCGGTGCTGGCCCGCGTGACCCGGTCCTCCGCGCTCGAAGTCATGCGGCAGGATTTCGTACGCACCGCCCGCGCCAGCGGGCTGTCGCGCCGCCGGGTGCTGTGGCGTCACGTGCTGCCCAATGCGCTGGTGCCCATCGTCACCATCGTCGGCATGCAGTTCGCCGCGCTGGTCACCGGCACCATCGTCATCGAGAACGTGTTCTACCTTCCCGGCCTGGGGCGGCTGATCTTCCAGTCGATCTCCAACCGCGACCTTCCGACGGTTCAGGCGCTGGTGATGCTGTTCGCCGCCATCGTCGTGACCGCCAATTTCGTGGTCGACCTGCTATATGTCGTGATCGACCCCCGCCTGAAGGCCCGCGCATGACCCGCCGCCTGCCCGCCAACTTCGTGATCGGCGCCGTGCTGGTCTCGCTGGTCGTCGGCACCGCCGCCCTGTCGCTGGTCTGGACCCCGCACGACCCGACCGCGATGAACATCCGCGACAAGTTCGCGGATCCCTCCGCCGTCCACTGGCTGGGCACCGACCAGCTGGGCCGCGACGTGGTCAGCCAGCTGATGGCGGCGGCCCGCAATTCCATGGCGGTGGCGCTGATCGCCGTCCTGCTCGGCGGGTCCGTGGGCGTGGCGCTGGGGCTGACGGCATCCGCCATCGGCGGCTGGGTCGAGGACGGGGTGATGCGGCTGGCCGACCTCGGCTTCGCCTTCCCCGCGCTGCTTTTCGCGATCATGCTGGCGGCGGTTTTCGGCCCCTCGCTGACCAACGCGGTGCTCGCCATCGCGTTCATCAACATACCGGTCTTCGCCCGTGTCGCGCGCGGCTCGGCCAACCAGGTCTGGACGCTCGATTACGTCTCGGCGGCGCGGGCCGCCGGCATGAACCGCTTTGCCATCAGCCGCGACCACATCCTGCCCAACATCGCCGCCGCGGTGATCGTGCAGGGCACCATCGAATTCGCCGTCGCCATCCTGGCCGAGGCGGCACTGTCCTACCTCGGGCTCGGCGCGCAACCCCCCGCATCCAGCTGGGGCCGGATGCTGTCCGAGGCGCAGACGCTAATGTACCTCGCCCCGCAGCTGGCGATCTATCCGGGCCTCTGCATCGTCGCCGCCGTTCTGGGCTTCGGTCTCCTCGGCGACGGGCTGCGCGACATGACCGATCCGCGCCTCGCACGGGAGCGTTAGATGTTCGAACTCGACAACCTTTCGGCCTCCTTCGGATCGGCCACCGCCCTGCGCAACGCCAGTCTCACGATCCGTCCGGGCGACCGGCTCGGCATCGTCGGCGAAAGCGGGTCGGGCAAGACCATGCTGGCCCTCTGCCTGATGGGCATGTCTCCCGAGGGCGCGCGCCTTACCGGGGCGCTGCGCATCGACGGACAGGACATGACCCACGCGGAGGAAAAGGACTGGCAGCGTCTCCGCGCAAGGCGCGTCGCGATGATCTTTCAGGAACCCATGGCGGCGCTGAACCCGCTGGTCCGGGTGGGCGACACCGTGGCCGAACCGATCATGGTCCACGAAGGGCTGGGCCGCCGCGCCGCAGAGCAGCGGGTGCTGTCCCTGTTCGAGGAAGTCGGCATCCCCGATCCCGCCGCGCGGATGCGGCAATTCCCGCACGAACTCAGCGGCGGTCAGCGGCAGCGCGTGCTGATCGCACTGGCACTGTCGTGCAACCCCGCGCTGCTGATCGCGGACGAACCCACGACCGCGCTCGATGCGAACATCGCGCTGCGCATCACCGACCTGCTGGTGCGGCTCACCGGCCAGCGCGACATGGCGCTGGTCTTCATCACCCATGACCTTGCCGCCGTGGCGCGTGCCACGCGCGACATCGTGGTGATGTACGGCGGCGACATGGTCGAGCGCGGACCGACCGACGCGGTACTGGCCGAGCCTGCCCATCCCTACACGCGCGGCCTGCTGGCGGCCCGGCCCGACCCGGTCGCACAGGCCCGCCTGCCGGGTCAGCCGCGGCCCCGCCTGCCCACCATCCCCGGCACCGTGCCCTCGCTTCCCGACCTGCCGGAGGGATGCCGTTTCGCCGGCCGCTGCCCGGTGCAGATCGACCGCTGCGCCACCGTCAGGCCGAACCGCACCGATCTTGGCGGCAGCCGCAGCGCGGCCTGCCATCTGTTGACCGGGGGCACGCCATGACGGAGGCCCCCCTGCTT includes:
- a CDS encoding ABC transporter permease, with amino-acid sequence MTRRLPANFVIGAVLVSLVVGTAALSLVWTPHDPTAMNIRDKFADPSAVHWLGTDQLGRDVVSQLMAAARNSMAVALIAVLLGGSVGVALGLTASAIGGWVEDGVMRLADLGFAFPALLFAIMLAAVFGPSLTNAVLAIAFINIPVFARVARGSANQVWTLDYVSAARAAGMNRFAISRDHILPNIAAAVIVQGTIEFAVAILAEAALSYLGLGAQPPASSWGRMLSEAQTLMYLAPQLAIYPGLCIVAAVLGFGLLGDGLRDMTDPRLARER
- a CDS encoding ABC transporter permease encodes the protein MTYFLLRRTAGFILTLLAVSIVVFAVMNVLPGDPALTILGLDATDDALAALRDQLGLNEPVVSRYFSWVWHAVQGDFGISHSFGVPVSTLIGERLGMTVALAVAGMIATLVLALTMGIGAAARHRRVGDWGVMFLSQLGIAVPAFWLSMLLVLLFAVKLRWLPPGGFAGWSDPVAAARSLILPTIALALVQSAVLARVTRSSALEVMRQDFVRTARASGLSRRRVLWRHVLPNALVPIVTIVGMQFAALVTGTIVIENVFYLPGLGRLIFQSISNRDLPTVQALVMLFAAIVVTANFVVDLLYVVIDPRLKARA
- a CDS encoding ABC transporter ATP-binding protein, with product MFELDNLSASFGSATALRNASLTIRPGDRLGIVGESGSGKTMLALCLMGMSPEGARLTGALRIDGQDMTHAEEKDWQRLRARRVAMIFQEPMAALNPLVRVGDTVAEPIMVHEGLGRRAAEQRVLSLFEEVGIPDPAARMRQFPHELSGGQRQRVLIALALSCNPALLIADEPTTALDANIALRITDLLVRLTGQRDMALVFITHDLAAVARATRDIVVMYGGDMVERGPTDAVLAEPAHPYTRGLLAARPDPVAQARLPGQPRPRLPTIPGTVPSLPDLPEGCRFAGRCPVQIDRCATVRPNRTDLGGSRSAACHLLTGGTP
- a CDS encoding ABC transporter substrate-binding protein, which translates into the protein MPGLPKLTALSLIALTAGLATAPLSALADTLRVGLQQEPTSLDPTADATASIDGMLTMNVYESLTIVAENGEVGPNLATDWTVSDDGLTYTFTLASGVKFHDGTVFDAEDVVFSFDRAMAEDSTNPSKDIFKPIESVTAVDPQTVEIKLKNKDAFFLFNMGQGDSSIVAPESADTNNTDPVGTGPFRMESWTRGDRLTLVKNEDYRDAENVALDKVEFRFISDPAAATAAMMAEELDAFPGFPAPELLPQFEADPRFRVNIGSTEGEVILAMNNAKAPFDNIEVRRAVATAIDREEIIEGAMYGQAVPIGSFYPPHGAAYVDLTGKYPHDTEKAKQMFADAGVEGTTMTLRVPPFPYATRSAEIIQQELSNAGIDAKVENVEWGFWIDEVYKKKNYDMTIIAHTSPNDMGNFARGPDYFYGYDDAEFTALWNQIETEADADKRNELLKQGQEYLADQSVHAFLFQLPLLGVFRTGVEGYWSSSPVLYMPLKGVSNAG
- a CDS encoding Na/Pi cotransporter family protein, which translates into the protein MQEPALLSFLLHIAGAAALLIWSVRLVRTGVERAFAPQLRQALRRASGNRALAAGTGTLAAVFLQSSTAVAVLVANFVAKGSLVPAIGLAILLGADVGSAVVSQILLIRQDFLVPLLLLAGVVLFLRGRSGTVRQTGRILIGLALIFLSLDMIRDATAPMVDSTGTQAVMAYLGRDIFSAFAVGALFAWAVHSSVAAVLLFVTLASQSLLPVEGAAAMVLGANLGGAFIAYVLTLASPAPARQMICANLLLRGGGAALLLLVLSQRPDLLGYLGAEASRQAINLHLAFNAALALVALGLIHPLCALCAKLITGKADREAATLAEISALDPAAMDRPGRGLDSTARELLRMGQKIEGMLNAIDPLYDQWDAAAATAIREQDKTVKKIHFEIKLYLAQLGRGGLDEELGKRSMELAGISTALEAASDTIVRSLLTLARRRDNEGVAFSEVGRREISDFLDRVQGNVHLALNVMMNQNPAEARDLVEAKEKVRTVEQKLQRNHLGRLREGLTESIETSSIHQETLRSLKQINTSFSMVGYPILARTGDLLKSRLS